Below is a genomic region from Miscanthus floridulus cultivar M001 chromosome 1, ASM1932011v1, whole genome shotgun sequence.
acgtggattgtttcgagttcttccttgaggtgtgctcgacggaactgttcgatgtagctcactttcgaggtgcttagtgtctagtagaagacgagcgtctccgaaaacgtgttatttcgggcggttctaccacagcttCCTCCGTCTTCGCATTGGTCCTTGTCGCCCAGCATCTGCTCTGTCGCGGCCTAGAGCCATCCCCGCGGCGGCAATAGCAGGGCCCTGGACCACGACGGAGCGCAGCCGTGGCTGTACGGGCCAAGGCGACGCCGGACGGGGCTGCCGACGAACGATGTCGAGGTAGGTGGGAGCCTTAGGCATGCTGCCCGCGTCGGAGCAGTCCTCATCGGGACAATCGAAGGAGTCCTCATCGTCGgtctcgtcgccgtcgtcgtccacCCACTGACGGTGCTTTCTGCATGCTCCCGAGCATCCTGGGAAGAATGGTACCGCGGCTGGTGAGAGGGAGGACGAGCTGGGGGCTGCCGGTGACGCCACGACAGGCCACAAAGGCCAAGACTTGGGCTAGCTTGCCCCAGCTCTGGCTCCTGCGTGCTTGGCAAtcgcagcggtggcggcggcaacaACGGGCCCCGGCGGCGCAGGTGGCGTGTTGGAGCGGGGAGGTGGCGAAGGGGCGGTGGGGCGTTGGTGGTAGGTGCGAGCGATGGCGCCAACTGCGTCGCACGCACCCCAGCGTCGGTGGCGGCCGCTAGCGGTGGCGTCGGCTGGGGGGCGAGGATCCCGATGCCTGCTGCTAGAGGGCCACCAGATCTAGCGCCTCCTGCCGGCGGGCAGCAGGCCGACGAGGGCTGCGGCGGCAGAGCCCGGCGGTTACGGCAGCGTGATCAGGTTCGGCATCCGCGGAGACGCATGCGGCCTAGAACCAGCGCCACCTCCAGTGGTGCCTTCGGTGGTGGgcaggggagggggaggaggaggaggaggtgggggcGCCGGTGGCGGGGATGCTGTCAGGTCCCTCGGGTGCTAGGGGCGCTAGGGCAACTAGGAAGTTTGGTTTCAAATTTCCAGTCTGTATGATGCACTTTGTGTCCAGCGATTCTACTGGTTTGGTTGCTTAATGCAATGTAAATTACCATAAAAACTGTTGGATTAGTCTTGTGGTGATGGGATGAATGAAAGTCTGAACAGTGAACACTGGACGCATCGCTGTCACGATGGGGCCAACGGTGGTCTCAAATTTGGGGATTGCTCACTGGTCCACTCAATCACACGAGATTCTTGGATGGATTCCCACGGTTGGGCGACGAGGACAACTCCACCAAAACCACCAACCCGAGTCATCACGAACTAGACAACTGTCCTGGCAGGTACGGCAAACTGACGAGCGAACACTGCTGCCGAGCTCCACGCTTTTTGTCACCAACCTGTGGTAAACAAAGAACGCAGGACGACAAATCGGCAATGGCAACTTAGAGGAACGCGTAGGCACACTTGTGGTACACTCATCGCGAATTTAGGTGAAAAAGTGTTTCTTGCTGCATGATTATTTGACTCTCGCGGTAACTTCGGCAGGATGCGTGTGTTTCTGAAAAGGGAAAATGGATCGTTGGAGGAAAGCGCTAGAGATGTTGGTGGTGAATTTGGTGGCGCGGCGGCAAGGCTACCCGGCCAGTGCCTGACCAAGGACAACGCACTGCATGCGCATCATCGCGTGCATCAGACATCATGGCGAATTCCAGCGGTGACACAGACAGACTCATGGAAATTATAGATTAGATTGTTGCAGCGCGGGTTGCTGAGATAAGATTAAACCTGTGTGCTCCCAATCGCCTTCAGCTGCAGGCAGCCACGGATGAGGACGGCAACGACGACAGGTGTCCCCGTCAGTGCAGATGATGGGCTCGGCGCGTCGCTTTACACAAGAACCATCACCCGAATAAAGAAGCAGGCGCACGACGGGGCCCTTTTCCACCTAGTTTATCTGCAGCTTAATTGACAGGTATTGTATCGCTTGCTCCCCGCTTTGCCTTGGATCCATCACGGCATCATCATCCTATGGCCTTTCTAATCCTGCCCCATGATCTTTTTAACCCGCTAATAACTGAAAGATCACGCCGCGATCTGTTGTGTGGCAAGAGCAACCTTGCGCGACGCATGCATGATAGCGCCACGCGCCCACGCCTTTTCCAGTGATCTTGTGTCGCACTGTCGCCTTTGTATGTATGGACTAGGATGATCTGGATGAGCGGTCTCACTAGCGGCCGGCTTGTTTGACATTTGCGTTTTCTTGTCTGATTTGAAAGCTGGTCTCGTTTTTCTCTTGGTCCATGGATTTGTACCGAAAAACTACGATCCGAACGAGATTCAGAGCAAGGCATTATATTGGACGAATGGAGTCGACATGTGACCGAGAAGGTAGTACAACAAATCAGCTATGGGCGTTCCGGCCACATATGAGTATGACTGACCGAGAAGAACTGCGAATTGGTGTTACGAATTAACTGCGCTTCTGTTTCCGCATCAGTCGGTAAAGCTAAAGCCGCCCTACTTTGCTGGCCCTTCCTGATATACCTCATTTCCCCCCGTTTACTACGGGAACACGTCACGCTGAAAGGGGCATCAATGGTAAGCAAAAGCGGACTAGTACAAAATGACTGCAGACGCCCACGGGCCAtgatgcgcggcggcggcggcagggtcGCCGATGCTTTTGCGCGGCCGTGCCTTGCCGATGGGCGACGCCCACTCATGAGAAATTCCCCCGACCATCAAAAGCAGCTTCGGAATCCATAAAAGTACTCTGGCCATGCAGATGCAGAGTTGCATACAAACTGCCTTGTCACCGGTCACCACTCGGAGGGTGTAAAGTGGCTCGAGTGCTCAACCGAAATCCATTTTTCCCGATGAACGCATGCCGTGAATATTTAAAGGTGTAGTCCTAGTTTGTAAAAATATTCACGGACAGACTCGTAAAGAGCTAGCTGCGTCGGATGAACGCATGCCTGAATCGATCCGTGTACGTACGAAAGAGAATAAATCGAATGTTCTGTTAAGAAAAGAAGACGACGACGACAAGACAACATTCGTCAATGAATATATTGTACTTTATGTATAGAAACTACTAGCACCTCCCTCCCAAGTCAATTAAACATTTTGAAAGTAGTAGGAGTTAGTCGCACAGCAATCAGCGCTTACACAGTTCAGCTCCTGCGTAGTCTGCACATACACATGCACTGTGCATATGCATCCTGCATACACGCTTCGCATTTGTACAGTGTGCTGAACGTTATGACACGACGAATTCCAAACGACGAGACGACGCTTGTGCGCTCGGCTAGAGCTCGCAATAACAAGACACGGAGTCATAAGCAAGCTCGGTATTTGCCACGGGGCGCCGACGCGTTGGACTGGAGCGAGCGGCAGACGATGGTTAACCCAGTCCGTGAACCATATGCTGCGGTGGCTCTGCAGCAAGATGCAATTCCCCTGGCGCAGGCAAACGAAGACACTTTATTCGTGCCACGGAAAAGCTACCCAGTCAAGCATGATTTTCGGCCTGTGGCGTTAGCCGGCAAGCCACGAATTGCTCCGATCCGCTCGGCGCCGTGTCCGTGTCTTTGTCCACGGCGATATGCTCGGTATCCCGCTTTACAACTGTTAGATTGCTCATCACGGGCAGGGCTGCCGCCCCAACCGCTCTAAATAAACTAAGATTGTGGCTTAGTCGCTTAGGGAAGTAAGCAAAGCATCAACGCCTGTACTCCAAGGTGTCTATCAACGGAATATTTAAAAGACATCGGCACTATGAAGATCTAGTTGTGTTTCTCTTGTTTCTTCGTTATATCTGGTGATATGTTGTGTACTATGTGGTTTGCTCCTATGTCCTATGTTGTGTCCCATTGTACTTCTACTTATGTAATTACGTGGTTTACCACATTCATCAATGAGGAGTTGATGTCGTCTAAAACATTTCTATAGGTTTTATGCTTTTCAAAGATTTCAAGGCTTGCTGTTCGTTGGTGAATTGCATGTAGGTCTTAGGATGGTTACACAAAAAAATTTGGAATCagtgattcttttttttttcctgtgaTGAAGGCCCTGTTCGCTGGCTGAAAAAATAGCTGATGCTgaggctgatttattatgagagaaaaacactgttatttcgctgaaacggtacGGCTAATAAGTTTAAATGACCGAAATCTCCATTTTGGCTTTTTTCGTTTTGGCAAGCGACACATACAAATGCACATCATTCCATAGCCTCCTGGTAAGAGCaaagctaataatacagccgactTGCTAACTGTAAGGttccttgcagccttctctcagcccactcatatacagcctattcggttggctgattcgtatcgttgcaggttcgtttatgtgagagagaagtactgctggctggttcagATGAGCAGTATTTttgtgagggggctggccagcccagccccagccagccagcccagcgaACACGAcgatagtagttagctctttacagttaatacatggcccacttatcTTTCTCATAGACTTTCTTGATTCTCATGCCCAAGGcgactgtaagcttacagtctgattctcctctctctcctcctttcttTTCTCCACCTTAGCTTTTAAtcagcttacagcctgctattatacttgctctaactaGGCTGAGCTGGACAGTGGACAGAAATCAACGTGTACAAAACTTGGAGACTACCCAATTCCCGAAAGAAGAAGCACCGGCGGCACAGGCGCACAGCAACAGCAACGCAGGCTTGTCCGTCCAGAGCAAACTCCGTAGTCCACAAGCAAGTCAGGTTTCTTCGGCACAGAGCACCAATCCAGTGACCAGTATAAGAAGCACGCCATCAGCAGTTCACCGCCACAGCACCAACCCCCGACACCACCGTTGGCAGCCGCAACCAGAGCCATGGGCCTCTTCGGCAAGAGCACCTCCAAGCAGACCGCCAAGCTCAAGTCCCTGGTCAAGCTCGCCGTGGCGCGCCTCGCCGTCGCCCGCCGGCCGCGCCTCGGCCGCCGGTCCATCGCCCGCAGCGACGTCGGGCAGCTCCTCTCTATCGGCCATCTCGACCGCGCGCTCGTCCGCGTAAGTCCACATCTGTCTGTTCGTGTCGCGTGTGCCAGTGTCTCTCCTTTTGCCAGTTTGCAGTAGTGATACGCAGTGGTGTGTGTTCTCGTTCGTCGAGCAGGCGGAGCAGGTGATCGAGGAGGACAACATGCTGGAGGCGCTGGACGTCATCGAGCTCTACTGCAAAATCCTCATCGAGCGGGCCGCGCAGCTGGAGAAACCCAAGTATGTGCAGAGTCTCCCCGTAATCGTTGCCTCTTGGCTTCTCGTTTCGATTCCTCGTTTCCTCGGTTCCCCCGCTCTCACACGGAAAGATTGCCACTTTGGTTCGTTCGGCGGAACCCAGGGAATGCAGCGAGGAGATCAAGGAGGCGGCAGCGGGGCTGATGTTCGCGTCCGCGCGGTGCGGCGAGCTGCCGGAGCTGCTGGACGCGCGCGCCATCCTTGCGGACAAATTCGGCCGGGACTTCGCCAGGGCGGCCAAGGAGGGCGCCCACGGCGTCGTCGACCCCACGGTAGCTTTAACTTCTTTCAACTGCTAACTCGCTTAGTTTAGAGGTTGTTCCCCCAACTGCGCTGCATCTACATGATGGGAGTTGGAATTGAATCTGGCTGCTGCactgttggtttgttgcagttggTGCGGAAGTTGTCCGGCGAGAGGGCGAGCTTGGAGCAGAAGAGGAGGTTGGCCAAGGAGATCGCCGCCGAGAACGACATCTTTCTGGAGTTCCCTGAGAACCCAGTAGAGATTCACCAAGATGGTAGCACGACCGCGCGGATCAAAAGTCAGAGAGCAACAAGAGAACAAACGAAAAATGCACCGGCCAGAATATTTGTCGAGGAGAGCGCGGTCAAGACGGATCGTCGTGAGGTTTGTGCCGTGATCGCACTACAGGGTCATCAGAAATCCAGTATCTTTTGCGGTATTTGATTTTAAGAATCGATGCGTAACATGTGCAGGGGGAGCGGAACTCTGTTAATGGCATGGTGAACCCGAGCCTTGCTCAGCTGAGCCTGGATGAGAAGGTGCTGAGGGAATCCAAGAAGTACCCCGACGCCAGGATGGCGGCGGAGGCAGCCTTCGCGTCCGCGAAGTTCGCCGCGATGGCCGCCCGGGCTGCCGTCGAGCTGTCCCGGTCGGAGTCCCATGGGAAGGGATCGAGGGGCGGTGGCTACGACAAGGTGCCCTCCGTGCAGACCACGGCGGCAACGAAGCAAGGGACGGCGCCGCCGTCATGGAGGCCGCACAagtccccgtcgccgtcgccgtcacccTCGTGGAGCAACAGGAGCACGGCGACCTCGGTTGGGTCGGACGCTGCGCACAAGGGGAAGGAGGTCGTGTTCGACCAGAGCGACGAGGAACTGGAGGACGTAGGGGCGGGGGACCTTGTCTGGCCCCCGTCGCAGCGCCGGCCATCCTACCGGAGGACGGCCTCCACGGTGGGCACAGGCGTCGGCCCGTGGCACGGGGACGCCGGCGGCACAGGCGCGCCCGGGAACAACACCCCGCCCCACGCGCGCCCGCAGCACAGGCGTCACGCCACGGAGTTCGCCGCCGGCAACGCTCGTGCGCACGCCCTTCACGACGCCCTGGCGGGCGGCCAGCTCGGGCAGTACGTGGCCCCGCCGTACAGGAGGACCTCGACGGCCAGCACGGGCAGAGACAGCGACGCTGCGCGGGACGACGGCGGCGCGTACGAGAGCTCGTCGTACGTGCAGCCGCCGTACTCGAGGATGGTGTCGGCGCTAGAGCGCAGCAACGAGCACATCGCGCGGCACGAGGAGGTGCGCAGGATGGGCACGGACGCGCGGGCGCTCCAGGAGCGGGTGTACGGCGCGGCGCCAGGGCAGGGGCACGGCCCGCTGAACCAGGAGAGGAGGGCCATCTCGGTGCGCACGCGGAGATGAGCGGTTTCTGTGGTTTGGTGCGGGAACCATGGAGATTTCCTGCCTCTGGAAATGAAATACGCATGGGTAGAATCAAATAGAAGTAAATTTTGCTAGAAATTCAGGACTGTTCATGGAGCTGAATATAGATACATGCATACCGGTGAGTAGGTGGCCTTATTGTACAGAGGAAGGATTGAGTATTGAGTTGTGATTAGCTGCAAGTTGTGTTTTCTTTCCTGTAGAAACTGAAGAGTTTTGCTTCATAGCAGGTGTTCCTAAGCTGCAAATTTTGTCTGCTCGCACTGATGAGAATCTGACGAGTGAAGGTTGCGACGCGtcaggccgaggccgaggccgggcGATCGCCCTCGCTCGCGCGCGCCTCTGTGTTTGGCCCTTGCACTACTCGCGTGCCCGCCATTTCATTCGCGCGCGCACGCAACGCACGCGGTCACGCGCTCCACCGCCGCACCGCGCACCGCCGCGCAATTGATTCGCGCGCCGGTCGGGCCCGTACGGCCGTCACAACTACCGCATGTTCGGCAGCTAACTGCCATCGGACCTGATGATGATGAACTGGACGTTTGGACCACCCCTACTGCTAGTTCCGGTCCTTTGACTGCGGACTGCCGCTGCGCCTCTGCTCGGCACCTGTCCACGTTGCCTAGTTGTCGAACGGCGGCCTGTCCTTTTATGCCACCTAGCTCCCTCTAGATCGCACGACACAGCTGCAGGTGGCCGGTCAACCGAGTCCCATGCGCTGCCGTGCGGCAGGAATCAGACGAACTTGAGAAATTTTCCCTTTTCATTTCACGTGAAAATTGAAATTAAACTAAGGGTTTGTTTGTATCTCATTTTTATAGTGAAAATCTTGGTTCTGAATAGTGAACGTAGAATCTGAACTTcggggaaaagaagaagaagagatgtTTAGATATCACTCCATGGTGATTATTGTTTTTCTTACATTGAAAACTTCTAAATAATAAGTTTGGTCTAGAATCCAACTACGAATCAATCTCTCTCCGTTGTCGGGCAAAAACACCCTAATCCCTAAAGTTTAGccgtgtcacatcggacgttcggatgctaattaagaggactaaacatgagctaattataaaactaattgtacgggagtagactaattagcgagacgaatctattaagcctaattaatccataattagtaaatgtttactgtagcaccacattgtcaaattatggactgattagacttaatagattcgtctcgcaaattaacttcaatatgtgtaattagttttgtaattagcctATGTTTAATACTCCTAATTGGTATAAAGATTCGATGTGGCAGGATTAAACTTTAACTCAAATGAAACAAACACAGCCTCTCACCGAGAAGAAAATTATGCACCATGCTAAATCTTCTCTTCAAACTTCGCTATATCATCTGGATAAAGAAAATCATCAAAACGGGAGGTGCAAGTTCAGATATCTAATAGATTTGACCAGGGGGAGAGATGTCCCCTTGATTTTCATCTTAAGAAGCTGGtgccgtgactcgaacccgggccGGCTCAGCCAACCGCTTCTTTGGCGTGTTGCGCTGATCAGTTGCACCATGAGAGTGCTGGCAATTCAGATATCTAATGACTCGTTGAACTGACAGTAAAAATGAACTGAACAAAAGGATAGCCTACACATAGCTACACCACACCATTttctgttggagttgttccaaattcactccaagaTATAGGgcgggcttctgacggagcgaagcggaggcttgggccggagcgtagcggagtctgaagccgGCCCATCAGGTCTCGCCCCTGTATTCGGGGGGTGCAGGGGGCGGAGCCtcccgcggtacggtacggtatatacacccttgctagggtttcgtggagacttgattctcttgtaagccgccatagacgtgtaacccaaaactcttgagatagtgaaaTTGTTACTGGCTGATGCCCGTGGTTTTTCCTCTTCACATCGGAGGGCATGCTCCATTTGGTTACAGACCTTTTGCACGTTTTGTTTGCTTTGCGACCAGTAAATCTGAGCATGTTTAGCTCGCTACCCTTTTTTTAGGCACGCGCTGCAATGAGGCTGTGAACTTGCAAATGCAAAACAAGCTCATTTTAGACAGAACTGACAGCAGAAACACTAAAATTGGACTTCACAATGCTTCTAGTACACCCCTATAAAATCTTGATCCCGCCAATTCATACTTCAGATCAATCGACATCTTCTTCTACTCCTCTCTTTTCCTCGATCTCCATCAGGCCAGAGACCAAAAAGAAAGGTGAACCACGGTGTTTGCATAAACGAACTAGACGACAGGGAAGATTactcggactccacaacatgggtTTCTTCCACGGGAAGACCTCGAAGCAGACCTCCAGGGTTAAGAAGCTTCTCAAGCTGGCCTTGTCGCGCCTCGCCATTGCCCAGCGTCCTCGGCTTGCTCGCAAGTCAATCTCACACCGTGATGTTAGCCAGCTCCTCTCGCTCGGCCACCTCCACCGTGCCTTCCTTCGTGTAAGGACCTGTGATTTCTTATTGCACATCAATTGCGATGCCACACTCTTCTAATCCAGTTGAACTAATGCTTGTGTGCACATTTTTCTTGGTGCAGGCAGAGCAGGTCATCGAGGAGGACAACATGCTTCAAGCCTTCGACATCATTGAGCTATACTGCAAATGTCTTATTGAGCATGCAGCACAATTGGACAAACCACAGTACGTACATACCAGATTTGATCTCCTATTTTAAATATTATTGGCTCACGCATGCTTTTCAGTTGCATGACCACTCTGTAACTGTGTTTGGTGTGCAGGGAGTGCAGCGAGGATATCAAGGAAGCGACAGCCGGGATCATGTTTGCGGCGAGGTGGTGCGGCGACGTGCCGGAGTTGCTCGTCGCACGCAACATCCTCGCAGATAAATTCGGCAGCGATTTCACTGTGGCTGCAAAGGAGGGAACCGGAATTGTCAATCCGATGGTAATTAATGTGACATTCTTCATTTCTGCCTTTCTGGCACATCCAATTGATTTGAAACTGGAAAAGATTGGGGAAAAGGATTCCTAACATTCTCAGGATTGGTTCGTGTTACTATTGCAGCTGGTGTGGAAATTGTCCGGCGACAGAACAAACATGGAGCTGAAGAAGAAGGTGGCCAAGGAGATCGCTGCTGAAAACAATATACTGGTGGACTTCTCTGAGCTCTAGGAAGCATTGAAGTCGTAGGAcggcctttcaaaaaaaaaaaaatcgtagGACGACATTGGCAACGGACAAAGCTGTTGAGATTTTTGCCACAGACGATGCAAGAAGAATGCATGTGTGAAATTTCAGAGTCGGACTATGACTGTCCTGCCCTACAGAGACAACTTTCTTTCCCCCACAAAAGACAGCTTTGGAGTTTGGAGTCTGGACTCGACAATTCCAACTATATATGGCGGATCAAACTTTCTAGCCTTCAAATGCAACAAAATTTGCTAGCGCAACAGATGGATTGTGCGTGAAGCCATTGAGAATGTGCATATCTATGTTACTAATCTTTTGTATATACTAGTAGACGTGTACGTCTCGTACACACGTGTTTAGGGTTAATGATAGCAACGTTATATATTATCATTATTTTAGATAAAGTTTTAGATTGATCGGTACTTAATACATATGATACATTCATTATTTTGTTAATGGGACATTATGATTGTTATTTTTCTAAAAAGATGTTTTAAAGAGATTCTATGCAGTAAATAATCAAAGCAAATTAAATTAATAAATATTAAGAAAGGTCATAACTTGTAATAAATATATTAATGTGGTATGGAAATGTAATAGTGCTTAAATTCAATTTGTCAACAACACTTCTGGTACATGGGTTAATCTTGAAGTAAGTTGACTTCTAGGAAGGGAgttttgaattaggcaacttaaaaactaATGGTCTTTAAAACCTACTTATCAAAACCTATGCTACatatctatctagatgtgcactaCGATTTTGCAAAGCGTTGCTATCTCTAATgcaaaaagagttatgcaacctaggttccaatcctattcaACTAACCTAACAAGCTACAATAGAAATGGTGAAACACACAACCTAGGGAAAAAAGTAAATGCAGAAAGTGTAAACGAGTTAGCGACAAGCTAGAATAGAAATGGTAAAACACACAACCTAGGAAAATAAGTAAATGCAAAAAGCGTAAATGAgttagagatatacaaactcccgtgATGACGATTTTCCAGAAACGAATACGAATTTGGTTATGGATATTTTGGATAAGATTTGATTGGAAATTGACATCACGTGTGTCCaaatttgagtattcagatacagATATAGATACAGATACAGATACAGTACTGATACTAAGTAACCTTGGTTACGATACATTTCATATGAATAATCAATCCTTCTATCGCTCTCTGGTCTACCTACACGGGCAATGGAGCAACAAAACAAATGGGGACAATTgagttttttttcttgttttggaATGGATTATTTTTTAATTCTGTCAAAATTTATGAAAGAGATGCATCATCTATATTATCATATTAGTTTCATATACCTGCTAGTGTAAATATAGACGCAACCGCCTTCTCTTCcaaccaccaccgccgcctccctccctaaGGACACTGGCttggtctccctcctctctcccaACTGGTGAGCTCGCCGGTGGACAAAGGAGTGGGGACCTGTTTCCTTTcccctttgttgttttaagttagGCTGTGGATTCTTGTTAATCTAGGATTTGGTTTCTAGTGTCATCAATGACGTCGTGGCAATGATGACACTTTGGAATAAGGTCCCTTCAGCCTCTCCCTATCTCGACAACGTTCAATCTGATGTTGGCAAAGAGACAGTGAGACTTTGATCTATCGGATCTATTGATATTCTTTAGATCT
It encodes:
- the LOC136502236 gene encoding uncharacterized protein, whose product is MGLFGKSTSKQTAKLKSLVKLAVARLAVARRPRLGRRSIARSDVGQLLSIGHLDRALVRAEQVIEEDNMLEALDVIELYCKILIERAAQLEKPKECSEEIKEAAAGLMFASARCGELPELLDARAILADKFGRDFARAAKEGAHGVVDPTLVRKLSGERASLEQKRRLAKEIAAENDIFLEFPENPVEIHQDGSTTARIKSQRATREQTKNAPARIFVEESAVKTDRREGERNSVNGMVNPSLAQLSLDEKVLRESKKYPDARMAAEAAFASAKFAAMAARAAVELSRSESHGKGSRGGGYDKVPSVQTTAATKQGTAPPSWRPHKSPSPSPSPSWSNRSTATSVGSDAAHKGKEVVFDQSDEELEDVGAGDLVWPPSQRRPSYRRTASTVGTGVGPWHGDAGGTGAPGNNTPPHARPQHRRHATEFAAGNARAHALHDALAGGQLGQYVAPPYRRTSTASTGRDSDAARDDGGAYESSSYVQPPYSRMVSALERSNEHIARHEEVRRMGTDARALQERVYGAAPGQGHGPLNQERRAISVRTRR
- the LOC136502246 gene encoding uncharacterized protein; translation: MGFFHGKTSKQTSRVKKLLKLALSRLAIAQRPRLARKSISHRDVSQLLSLGHLHRAFLRAEQVIEEDNMLQAFDIIELYCKCLIEHAAQLDKPQECSEDIKEATAGIMFAARWCGDVPELLVARNILADKFGSDFTVAAKEGTGIVNPMLVWKLSGDRTNMELKKKVAKEIAAENNILVDFSEL